A genomic segment from Marmota flaviventris isolate mMarFla1 chromosome 7, mMarFla1.hap1, whole genome shotgun sequence encodes:
- the Guf1 gene encoding translation factor GUF1, mitochondrial isoform X1 produces the protein MWALAGRGWWRGLVLKPRATGAARPGLSRDPSAPTVRAATNSWTTDRLYSSAELKVTASKSPEKPDMSKFLVEDIRNFSIIAHVDHGKSTLADRLLELTGTIDKTKNNKQVLDKLQVERERGITVKAQTASLFYSFQGKQYLLNLIDTPGHVDFSYEVSRSLSACQGVLLVVDANEGIQAQTVANFFLAFEAQLTVIPVINKIDLKNADPDMVEKQIEKVFDIPSDECIKISAKLGTNVESVLQAVIERIPPPKVHRKNPLRALVFDSTFDQYRGVIANVALFDGVVSKGNKIVSAHNQKTYEVNEVGVLNPNEKSTHKLYAGQVGYLIAGMKDVTEAQIGDTLYLHNHPVEPLPGFKSAKPMVFAGMYPVDQSEYNNLKSAIEKLTLNDSSVTVHRDSSLALGAGWRLGFLGLLHMEVFNQRLEQEYNAAVILTTPTVPYKAVLSSAKLIKEYRQKEITIINPAQFPDKPKVTEYLEPIVLGTIITPDEYTGKIMMLCQARRAVQQNMMFIDQSRVMLKYLFPLNEIVVDFYDSLKSLSSGYASFDYEDAGYQTAELVKMDILLNGNIVEELVTIVHKDKAHTVGKTICERLKDTLPRQLFEIAIQAAIGSKIVARETVKPYRKNVLAKCYGGDITRKMKLLKRQAEGKKRMRKIGNIEVPKDAFIKVLKTQTNK, from the exons GAAAAACCTGACATGTCTAAATTTCTTGTTGAAGATATTAGAAATTTTAGTATCATTGCACATGTGGATCATGGCAAAAGTACACTAGCTGACAGGCTTCTAGAACTAAcag GAACAATtgataaaacaaagaataataagcAAGTTCTTGATAAATTGCAAGTGGAACGAGAAAGAGGAATCACTGTTAAAGCACAGACAGCATCTCTCTTTTACAGTTTTCAAGGAAAGCAGTACCTTTTAAATCTCATTGATACACCA ggccATGTTGATTTTAGTTATGAAGTATCCAGGTCACTTTCTGCTTGCCAGGGTGTTTTACTGGTCGTTGATGCAAATGAG GGTATTCAAGCCCAAACTGTAGCAAATTTCTTTCTTGCCTTTGAAGCACAGTTAACAGTAATTCCAGTTATAAACAAG atagatCTGAAGAATGCTGATCCTGATATGgttgaaaaacaaattgaaaaagtatttgatatTCCAAGTGATGAATGTATTAag atttctgcTAAACTTGGAACAAATGTTGAAAGTGTTCTTCAAGCAGTTATTGAAAGAATACCCCC CCCTAAAGTGCATCGCAAAAATCCCCTGCGAGCTTTGGTATTTGACTCCACCTTCGACCAGTATAGGGGTGTGATAGCCAATGTAGCATTATTTGATGGTGTGgtttccaaaggaaataaaattgtgtCTGCACATAATCAAAAGACATATGAAGTTAATGAAGTTGGAGTTTTGAATCCTAATGAGAAGTCAACTCATAAATT atatgCAGGACAGGTGGGCTATCTGATTGCTGGGATGAAAGATGTCACTGAAGCGCAAATAGGAGATACATTGTATTTACATAATCATCCAGTGGAGCCCTTGCCTGGGTTTAAATCAGCGAAACCAATGGTATTTGCAG GAATGTACCCAGTAGACCAATCTGAATATAATAACTTGAAGAGTGCTATAGAAAAATTGACTTTAAATGACTCCAGTGTGACAGTGCATCGGGATAGCAGCCTTGCTCTGGGTGCTGGCTGGAG GTTGGGATTTCTTGGACTTTTGCATATGGAAGTTTTCAACCAACGACTAGAGCAAGAATATAATGCTGCTGTTATTTTGACAACACCTACTGTTCCATATAAAGCTGTTCTTTCATCAGCAAAATTAATAAAG gaATACAGACAAAAAGAAATCACAATCATCAACCCTGCACAATTCCCTGATAAGCCAAAAGTAACAGAATATTTGGAGCCAATTGTTTTGGGTACCATTATCACACCAGATGAATACACTGGAAAAATAATGATGCTTTGTCAg gctcgAAGAGCAGTTCAGCAAAATATGATGTTTATTGATCAAAGTAGAGTTATGCTTAAGTATCTTTTCCCTTTGAATGAAATTGTGGTAGATTTTTATGACTCCTTGAAATCCCTGTCTTCTGGATATGCTAG ctTTGATTATGAAGATGCAGGCTATCAGACTGCAGAACTTGTAAAAATGGATATTCTACTGAATGGAAATATTGTAGAGGAGCTAGTAACTATCGTACACAA agACAAAGCACACACTGTTGGCAAAACCATATGTGAACGTCTAAAGGATACTCTTCCCAGGCAATTGTTTGAGATAGCAATTCAAGCTGCTATTGGAAGTAAAATTGTTGCAAGAGAAAC TGTGAAACCCTATAGGAAAAATGTTTTGGCAAAATGT tatggTGGTGATATTACCCGAAAGATGAAACTTTTGAAGAgacaagcagaaggaaaaaaacgGATGAGGAAAATTGGCAACATTGAGGTTCCTAAAGATGCTTTTATAAAAGTTCTAAAAACACAAACTAATAAATAA
- the Guf1 gene encoding translation factor GUF1, mitochondrial isoform X2, translating into MSKFLVEDIRNFSIIAHVDHGKSTLADRLLELTGTIDKTKNNKQVLDKLQVERERGITVKAQTASLFYSFQGKQYLLNLIDTPGHVDFSYEVSRSLSACQGVLLVVDANEGIQAQTVANFFLAFEAQLTVIPVINKIDLKNADPDMVEKQIEKVFDIPSDECIKISAKLGTNVESVLQAVIERIPPPKVHRKNPLRALVFDSTFDQYRGVIANVALFDGVVSKGNKIVSAHNQKTYEVNEVGVLNPNEKSTHKLYAGQVGYLIAGMKDVTEAQIGDTLYLHNHPVEPLPGFKSAKPMVFAGMYPVDQSEYNNLKSAIEKLTLNDSSVTVHRDSSLALGAGWRLGFLGLLHMEVFNQRLEQEYNAAVILTTPTVPYKAVLSSAKLIKEYRQKEITIINPAQFPDKPKVTEYLEPIVLGTIITPDEYTGKIMMLCQARRAVQQNMMFIDQSRVMLKYLFPLNEIVVDFYDSLKSLSSGYASFDYEDAGYQTAELVKMDILLNGNIVEELVTIVHKDKAHTVGKTICERLKDTLPRQLFEIAIQAAIGSKIVARETVKPYRKNVLAKCYGGDITRKMKLLKRQAEGKKRMRKIGNIEVPKDAFIKVLKTQTNK; encoded by the exons ATGTCTAAATTTCTTGTTGAAGATATTAGAAATTTTAGTATCATTGCACATGTGGATCATGGCAAAAGTACACTAGCTGACAGGCTTCTAGAACTAAcag GAACAATtgataaaacaaagaataataagcAAGTTCTTGATAAATTGCAAGTGGAACGAGAAAGAGGAATCACTGTTAAAGCACAGACAGCATCTCTCTTTTACAGTTTTCAAGGAAAGCAGTACCTTTTAAATCTCATTGATACACCA ggccATGTTGATTTTAGTTATGAAGTATCCAGGTCACTTTCTGCTTGCCAGGGTGTTTTACTGGTCGTTGATGCAAATGAG GGTATTCAAGCCCAAACTGTAGCAAATTTCTTTCTTGCCTTTGAAGCACAGTTAACAGTAATTCCAGTTATAAACAAG atagatCTGAAGAATGCTGATCCTGATATGgttgaaaaacaaattgaaaaagtatttgatatTCCAAGTGATGAATGTATTAag atttctgcTAAACTTGGAACAAATGTTGAAAGTGTTCTTCAAGCAGTTATTGAAAGAATACCCCC CCCTAAAGTGCATCGCAAAAATCCCCTGCGAGCTTTGGTATTTGACTCCACCTTCGACCAGTATAGGGGTGTGATAGCCAATGTAGCATTATTTGATGGTGTGgtttccaaaggaaataaaattgtgtCTGCACATAATCAAAAGACATATGAAGTTAATGAAGTTGGAGTTTTGAATCCTAATGAGAAGTCAACTCATAAATT atatgCAGGACAGGTGGGCTATCTGATTGCTGGGATGAAAGATGTCACTGAAGCGCAAATAGGAGATACATTGTATTTACATAATCATCCAGTGGAGCCCTTGCCTGGGTTTAAATCAGCGAAACCAATGGTATTTGCAG GAATGTACCCAGTAGACCAATCTGAATATAATAACTTGAAGAGTGCTATAGAAAAATTGACTTTAAATGACTCCAGTGTGACAGTGCATCGGGATAGCAGCCTTGCTCTGGGTGCTGGCTGGAG GTTGGGATTTCTTGGACTTTTGCATATGGAAGTTTTCAACCAACGACTAGAGCAAGAATATAATGCTGCTGTTATTTTGACAACACCTACTGTTCCATATAAAGCTGTTCTTTCATCAGCAAAATTAATAAAG gaATACAGACAAAAAGAAATCACAATCATCAACCCTGCACAATTCCCTGATAAGCCAAAAGTAACAGAATATTTGGAGCCAATTGTTTTGGGTACCATTATCACACCAGATGAATACACTGGAAAAATAATGATGCTTTGTCAg gctcgAAGAGCAGTTCAGCAAAATATGATGTTTATTGATCAAAGTAGAGTTATGCTTAAGTATCTTTTCCCTTTGAATGAAATTGTGGTAGATTTTTATGACTCCTTGAAATCCCTGTCTTCTGGATATGCTAG ctTTGATTATGAAGATGCAGGCTATCAGACTGCAGAACTTGTAAAAATGGATATTCTACTGAATGGAAATATTGTAGAGGAGCTAGTAACTATCGTACACAA agACAAAGCACACACTGTTGGCAAAACCATATGTGAACGTCTAAAGGATACTCTTCCCAGGCAATTGTTTGAGATAGCAATTCAAGCTGCTATTGGAAGTAAAATTGTTGCAAGAGAAAC TGTGAAACCCTATAGGAAAAATGTTTTGGCAAAATGT tatggTGGTGATATTACCCGAAAGATGAAACTTTTGAAGAgacaagcagaaggaaaaaaacgGATGAGGAAAATTGGCAACATTGAGGTTCCTAAAGATGCTTTTATAAAAGTTCTAAAAACACAAACTAATAAATAA
- the Guf1 gene encoding translation factor GUF1, mitochondrial isoform X3 — MVEKQIEKVFDIPSDECIKISAKLGTNVESVLQAVIERIPPPKVHRKNPLRALVFDSTFDQYRGVIANVALFDGVVSKGNKIVSAHNQKTYEVNEVGVLNPNEKSTHKLYAGQVGYLIAGMKDVTEAQIGDTLYLHNHPVEPLPGFKSAKPMVFAGMYPVDQSEYNNLKSAIEKLTLNDSSVTVHRDSSLALGAGWRLGFLGLLHMEVFNQRLEQEYNAAVILTTPTVPYKAVLSSAKLIKEYRQKEITIINPAQFPDKPKVTEYLEPIVLGTIITPDEYTGKIMMLCQARRAVQQNMMFIDQSRVMLKYLFPLNEIVVDFYDSLKSLSSGYASFDYEDAGYQTAELVKMDILLNGNIVEELVTIVHKDKAHTVGKTICERLKDTLPRQLFEIAIQAAIGSKIVARETVKPYRKNVLAKCYGGDITRKMKLLKRQAEGKKRMRKIGNIEVPKDAFIKVLKTQTNK; from the exons ATGgttgaaaaacaaattgaaaaagtatttgatatTCCAAGTGATGAATGTATTAag atttctgcTAAACTTGGAACAAATGTTGAAAGTGTTCTTCAAGCAGTTATTGAAAGAATACCCCC CCCTAAAGTGCATCGCAAAAATCCCCTGCGAGCTTTGGTATTTGACTCCACCTTCGACCAGTATAGGGGTGTGATAGCCAATGTAGCATTATTTGATGGTGTGgtttccaaaggaaataaaattgtgtCTGCACATAATCAAAAGACATATGAAGTTAATGAAGTTGGAGTTTTGAATCCTAATGAGAAGTCAACTCATAAATT atatgCAGGACAGGTGGGCTATCTGATTGCTGGGATGAAAGATGTCACTGAAGCGCAAATAGGAGATACATTGTATTTACATAATCATCCAGTGGAGCCCTTGCCTGGGTTTAAATCAGCGAAACCAATGGTATTTGCAG GAATGTACCCAGTAGACCAATCTGAATATAATAACTTGAAGAGTGCTATAGAAAAATTGACTTTAAATGACTCCAGTGTGACAGTGCATCGGGATAGCAGCCTTGCTCTGGGTGCTGGCTGGAG GTTGGGATTTCTTGGACTTTTGCATATGGAAGTTTTCAACCAACGACTAGAGCAAGAATATAATGCTGCTGTTATTTTGACAACACCTACTGTTCCATATAAAGCTGTTCTTTCATCAGCAAAATTAATAAAG gaATACAGACAAAAAGAAATCACAATCATCAACCCTGCACAATTCCCTGATAAGCCAAAAGTAACAGAATATTTGGAGCCAATTGTTTTGGGTACCATTATCACACCAGATGAATACACTGGAAAAATAATGATGCTTTGTCAg gctcgAAGAGCAGTTCAGCAAAATATGATGTTTATTGATCAAAGTAGAGTTATGCTTAAGTATCTTTTCCCTTTGAATGAAATTGTGGTAGATTTTTATGACTCCTTGAAATCCCTGTCTTCTGGATATGCTAG ctTTGATTATGAAGATGCAGGCTATCAGACTGCAGAACTTGTAAAAATGGATATTCTACTGAATGGAAATATTGTAGAGGAGCTAGTAACTATCGTACACAA agACAAAGCACACACTGTTGGCAAAACCATATGTGAACGTCTAAAGGATACTCTTCCCAGGCAATTGTTTGAGATAGCAATTCAAGCTGCTATTGGAAGTAAAATTGTTGCAAGAGAAAC TGTGAAACCCTATAGGAAAAATGTTTTGGCAAAATGT tatggTGGTGATATTACCCGAAAGATGAAACTTTTGAAGAgacaagcagaaggaaaaaaacgGATGAGGAAAATTGGCAACATTGAGGTTCCTAAAGATGCTTTTATAAAAGTTCTAAAAACACAAACTAATAAATAA